Proteins from a genomic interval of Thamnophis elegans isolate rThaEle1 chromosome 2, rThaEle1.pri, whole genome shotgun sequence:
- the P4HB gene encoding LOW QUALITY PROTEIN: protein disulfide-isomerase (The sequence of the model RefSeq protein was modified relative to this genomic sequence to represent the inferred CDS: inserted 2 bases in 2 codons): protein MKLLRFFAPVLCXLWLGQASLAADLEEEEGVLVLKSANFEQALEPIHQYPGGYAPWCGHCKALAPEYVKAAAKLKSENSEIRLAKVDATEESELAQQFGVRGYPTIKFFKNGDKSSPKEYLAGREADDILNWLKKRTGPAATTLADVAAAEELVESSEVAVIGFFKDAESDVAKEFLLAAEAIDDIPFGITSNSDLFAKYQLXKDGIALFKKFDEGRNNFEGEITKDNLLNFIKSNQLPLVIEFTEQTAPKIFGGEIKTHILLFLPKSVDEYEGKLDNFKKAAEGFKGKILFIYIDSDHSDNQRILEFFGLKKEECPAIRLITLEEEMTKYKPESDDLSPENIRDFCHKFLDGKVKPHLMSQEISDDWDKQPVKVLVGKNFEEVAFDENKNVFVEFYAPWCGHCKQLAPIWDKLGETYKDHENIIIAKMDSTANEVEAVKVHSFPTLKYFPAGPDRTVLDYSGERTLEGFKKFLESGGKDGGVDENDLEDLEDAEEEPDVEEEEEAAGPKDEL, encoded by the exons ATGAAACTCCTCCGTTTTTTCGCTCCGGTGCTGT TTCTGTGGCTGGGCCAAGCTTCCCTCGCCGCCGAcctggaggaagaagagggcgtgCTGGTGCTGAAGTCCGCCAACTTCGAGCAAGCGCTGGAGCCAATACACCAATATCCTGGTGGAT ATGCACCGTGGTGTGGTCACTGTAAAGCTTTGGCACCTGAATATGTGAAAGCAGCAGCAAAATTGAAGAGTGAAAACTCTGAAATCAGATTGGCTAAGGTAGATGCTACAGAAGAATCTGAACTTGCCCAGCAATTTGGTGTTCGAGGTTATCCTACTATCAAATTCTTCAAGAATGGAGATAAGTCTTCTCCCAAAGAAT ATCTAGCTGGCAGAGAAGCAGATGACATTCTAAATTGGTTAAAGAAACGGACAGGACCTGCAGCCACTACCCTGGCAGATGTAGCTGCTGCGGAAGAGCTAGTGGAATCCAGTGAAGTTGCTGTGATTGGATTCTTTAAg gATGCAGAATCTGATGTGGCCAAAGAGTTTCTGTTGGCAGCAGAGGCCATCGATGACATTCCTTTTGGGATCACTTCCAACAGTGATTTATTTGCCAAATATCAGC AAAAAGATGGAATTGCTCTTTTTAAGAAG tttgatgaAGGTCGTAACAATTTTGAGGGGGAAATAACAAAAgacaacctgctgaatttcatcaaaTCAAACCAGCTACCCTTGGTGATTGAATTTACCGAACAG ACTGCACCTAAAATTTTTGGCGGAGAGATTAAGACACACATCCTGTTGTTCTTGCCTAAGAGTGTTGATGAATATGAGGGTAAACTGGATAACTTCAAAAAAGCAGCTGAAGGCTTCAAAGGAAAG ATCTTGTTCATTTACATCGACAGCGACCATAGTGACAACCAGAGGATCTTGGAGTTCTTTGGCCTCAAAAAGGAGGAATGCCCTGCCATACGCCTTATCACCCTGGAGGAAGAAATGACCAAGTACAAACCAGAATCTGATGACCTGAGCCCAGAGAATATTAGGGACTTCTGCCACAAGTTCTTGGACGGCAAAGTTAAG cCCCACCTGATGAGCCAAGAGATTTCTGATGACTGGGACAAGCAGCCTGTCAAAGTTCTGGTTGGAAAGAACTTTGAGGAGGTGGCTTTTGATGAAAATAAGAATGTCTTTGTGGAATTCT ATGCTCCTTGGTGTGGCCACTGCAAACAGTTAGCTCCCATTTGGGATAAACTTGGAGAAACCTACAAGGACCACGAAAACATCATTATTGCTAAGATGGACTCTACAGCGAATGAAGTTGAGGCTGTGAAGGTCCACAGTTTCCCCACCCTCAAGTATTTCCCTGCTGGCCCTGATAGAACG GTTCTTGATTACAGTGGAGAGAGGACattggaaggttttaagaagttCCTGGAAAGCGGTGGAAAAGATGGTGGTGTAGATGAGAAT GATCTGGAAGACCTAGAGGATGCAGAAGAGGAGCCAGATgttgaagaggaagaagaagctgCAGGTCCAAAAGATGAACTGTAA